CAACGCATCTATGTATCCCTTCATTTCCTCGGAAACCGACATTTGGAAAACATCTTCCGACAATTGCCCGATCACTTCCGAACGCTGTTCGACGCCTTTCTTCGGCGCACCGGTGCGCAAATCCCATTGCATCAAGGCAAGAGCCTCGTTGTACGCCGTCATTTTTTTTAAATAGTCGAGAAATTTTGCTTCGATTTCATTCATCCTTATTCCTCCTTTCCTTCATTTTACACGAAATACGTTTCGAGACTCAAAATATAATGGCCGAAATGTTCTCCGCTTACACTCGCCAATTAAGAATGGACGGCATTTCGTTGCTGCTGTGCGCCGCGCTTGTAAATTTGCGACCCGTTTTCGTAATGTTCCCTCCAACGCGCATTTTCTTCGCGAACGCGATCATGTTCCCGTTTTAATTTCTGCATTTCTTGCAAAAGCGCCGACATCACGGATTGATTCATTTCAATCGTTTTCTCGAGCCGTTCCGTCAATTTTTGAAATTCTTGATCGTTCATCGTCGGGTCCTCCTTGAAATAAAATTCCCTGTCCGAGCATGATTGACCTTCAGGTCGATCGGATATTCACTATAGCCTTCGCACAAAATGAACGATTTGTTTCCATCCGCGATCAGAAACTTACTCAAGACAACCAAAGACCTGCCGGCGCTAAAAAGCATCCAGCAAGTCTTTGAAATAGAAAAAGCCCCGTTAAGGGCCTGTGCGGTTGACAACGTTTCATAAGCCATGTTCTGTTCCAATGTACTGCCAACGGCGCCAACCTCGTACATTGGCGGTAATCATCTATCTGCGGCCGCCTTGCAGCCGCCCTTCTCTCCGTTCAATTCCATTGAGAAGGTTCCCCTACCATTATTTGGGTTTCTCGCTCGCGGGGTTTACCTCGTTCCACTTTCACGGTTTCCCATGAAACTTCGTCACTGTGGCACTTTCAAGGGACGGGCGCCATATCCGCTGGACTTAGGCGCTTTCCCTGCCGTTAGCCCGGCATACGCCGAACTACCCTGACTTATCGTTTCGTCAGGCACGAACACTACGGTCGTCGCAGACCGTGCGAGCATGGACTTTCCTCTACATTCATGATAAATGCAGCGATTACCCCGCGTCGTCAACCGTTCCACCTTATTCATTATACTACATTTCGAGTGAAAATCAAAGTACGGTACGTGAAATTTCAATCGTACAATTTGCTGCCGAATACGTGTTTTTCCAGATTGGACAGACGCTTTAAAATATCGTAATTCGTATTGCCATTGCTTGATGAAGTTTGTTTGCGCTGACTTTGCAGCCTTTCGATCTCGCGTCTTAATTTCTGGTTCTCTTGATGGATTTGATCGAGACGATGTTCAAAAGACTCGTAATCCTTGATTATGTAATCGAGATATTTGTCTACATCGTCCTTGTCATAACCGCGTAAGCCTGATTTGAAATCTTTTTC
This is a stretch of genomic DNA from Bacillales bacterium. It encodes these proteins:
- the gpsB gene encoding cell division regulator GpsB; this translates as MDNEYKIRLTAKDILEKDFKSGLRGYDKDDVDKYLDYIIKDYESFEHRLDQIHQENQKLRREIERLQSQRKQTSSSNGNTNYDILKRLSNLEKHVFGSKLYD